One part of the Glycine soja cultivar W05 chromosome 11, ASM419377v2, whole genome shotgun sequence genome encodes these proteins:
- the LOC114376414 gene encoding ADP-ribosylation factor GTPase-activating protein AGD5-like isoform X1 gives MNSKANVSKELNAKHKKILEGLLKLPENRECADCKAKGPRWASVNLGIFICMQCSGIHRSLGVHISKVRSATLDTWLPEQVAFIQSMGNEKANCFWEAELPPNYDRVGIENFIRAKYDEKRWVPRDGNSKTPSGFREEKSPSHWQRPVERSGYAAVSENKFEERKKIQPSTAIPAARINVPAPPRAPEQVTPITKPQHVEKVESVAPQPQAPQPLAETSKQATDTVKNNPPKVDYATDLFNMLSMDGPNENGSEAAGTTTDDNHWAGFQSAAEVSTAEKTSPLKAADSTPASASGIEDLFKDLHPVTPSLTPEKPQKDVKNDIMSLFEKGNMVSPFSMHQQQLAMLAQQQSLLMASAAKSSGGDPRYPASIQQPRPNVPIQSWPATGYSIPGVMPMGGQGELQKLVQGQTRNMTPAHFAGSSVQYPPSSFYGMGQVPPPVNGMTMGVSKPQSGAPAVSSTTSQSAKDYDFSSLTQGMFMKQ, from the exons ATGAACAGCAAGGCCAACGTTTCCAAAGAGCTCAACGCCAAGCACAAGAAG ATACTGGAAGGACTTCTTAAATTACCAGAGAATAGGGAATGTGCTGACTGCAAAGCTAA AGGTCCAAGATGGGCTAGTGTAAATCTTGGCATCTTTATATGCATGCAGTGTTCAGGAATACATCGAAGTTTGGGGGTACATATATCAAAG GTTCGTTCTGCAACCCTGGACACTTGGCTTCCAGAGCAAGTTGCATTCATTCAAT CAATGGGAAACGAGAAAGCAAATTGTTTCTGGGAAGCAGAATTACCTCCAAATTATGATAGAGTTGGAATTGAGAATTTCATTCGTGCAAA gtATGATGAAAAGAGATGGGTTCCAAGAGATGGGAATTCAAAAACACCTTCTGGATTTCGGGAAGAGAAAAGTCCTTCACATTGGCAGAGGCCTGTGGAGAGAAGTGGTTATGCCGCTGTTTCTGAAAATAAATTTGAGGAAAGGAAGAAAATCCAACCATCAACTGCAATTCCTGCCGCAAGAATTAATGTTCCTGCTCCTCCCAGAGCACCTGAGCAG GTAACTCCTATTACCAAACCTCAGCATGTGGAGAAAGTGGAATCAGTAGCACCACAACCACAAGCTCCCCAACCACTAGCTGAAACATCAAAGCAGGCTACAGACACAGTTAAAAATAACCCTCCTAAAGTTGACTATGCCACAGACCTTTTCAACATGTTGTCTATGGATGGCCCCAATGAAAATGGCTCTGAGGCAGCTGGTACAACTACTGATGATAATCACTGGGCAGGTTTCCAGT CTGCTGCAGAGGTGTCAACAGCTGAGAAGACTAGTCCCCTGAAAGCAGCTGATAGTACTCCAGCTTCTGCATCTGGAATTGAGGATCTTTTCAAAGATTTACATCCTGTGACACCAAGTTTGACTCCAGAAAAACCACAGAAAGATGTGAAAAATGATATCATGAGCCTCTTTGAGAAG GGCAATATGGTGTCTCCATTTTCTATGCATCAACAGCAGCTTGCCATGCTAGCACAGCAACAGTCTCTTCTAATGGCTTCTGCAGCTAAATCTTCTGGTGGGGATCCTAGGTATCCTGCTAGCATACAACAACCTAGACCCAATGTTCCTATCCAAAGTTGGCCAGCTACTGGCTATTCGATTCCTGGAGTAATGCCCATGGGTGGTCAGGGAGAGTTGCAAAAACTTGTGCAG GGTCAGACTAGGAACATGACCCCAGCACATTTTGCAGGGAGTTCTGTTCAATATCCACCATCCAG TTTCTATGGTATGGGACAAGTTCCTCCTCCAGTTAACGGTATGACAATGGGAGTGAGTAAACCTCAGTCAGGAGCTCCTGCAGTGTCATCTACCACTTCACAGTCTGCGAAGGATTATGATTTTTCCTCCTTAACACAGGGAATGTTTATGAAACAGTGA
- the LOC114376414 gene encoding ADP-ribosylation factor GTPase-activating protein AGD5-like isoform X2 — MNSKANVSKELNAKHKKILEGLLKLPENRECADCKAKGPRWASVNLGIFICMQCSGIHRSLGVHISKVRSATLDTWLPEQVAFIQSMGNEKANCFWEAELPPNYDRVGIENFIRAKYDEKRWVPRDGNSKTPSGFREEKSPSHWQRPVERSGYAAVSENKFEERKKIQPSTAIPAARINVPAPPRAPEQVTPITKPQHVEKVESVAPQPQAPQPLAETSKQATDTVKNNPPKVDYATDLFNMLSMDGPNENGSEAAAAAEVSTAEKTSPLKAADSTPASASGIEDLFKDLHPVTPSLTPEKPQKDVKNDIMSLFEKGNMVSPFSMHQQQLAMLAQQQSLLMASAAKSSGGDPRYPASIQQPRPNVPIQSWPATGYSIPGVMPMGGQGELQKLVQGQTRNMTPAHFAGSSVQYPPSSFYGMGQVPPPVNGMTMGVSKPQSGAPAVSSTTSQSAKDYDFSSLTQGMFMKQ; from the exons ATGAACAGCAAGGCCAACGTTTCCAAAGAGCTCAACGCCAAGCACAAGAAG ATACTGGAAGGACTTCTTAAATTACCAGAGAATAGGGAATGTGCTGACTGCAAAGCTAA AGGTCCAAGATGGGCTAGTGTAAATCTTGGCATCTTTATATGCATGCAGTGTTCAGGAATACATCGAAGTTTGGGGGTACATATATCAAAG GTTCGTTCTGCAACCCTGGACACTTGGCTTCCAGAGCAAGTTGCATTCATTCAAT CAATGGGAAACGAGAAAGCAAATTGTTTCTGGGAAGCAGAATTACCTCCAAATTATGATAGAGTTGGAATTGAGAATTTCATTCGTGCAAA gtATGATGAAAAGAGATGGGTTCCAAGAGATGGGAATTCAAAAACACCTTCTGGATTTCGGGAAGAGAAAAGTCCTTCACATTGGCAGAGGCCTGTGGAGAGAAGTGGTTATGCCGCTGTTTCTGAAAATAAATTTGAGGAAAGGAAGAAAATCCAACCATCAACTGCAATTCCTGCCGCAAGAATTAATGTTCCTGCTCCTCCCAGAGCACCTGAGCAG GTAACTCCTATTACCAAACCTCAGCATGTGGAGAAAGTGGAATCAGTAGCACCACAACCACAAGCTCCCCAACCACTAGCTGAAACATCAAAGCAGGCTACAGACACAGTTAAAAATAACCCTCCTAAAGTTGACTATGCCACAGACCTTTTCAACATGTTGTCTATGGATGGCCCCAATGAAAATGGCTCTGAGGCAGCTG CTGCTGCAGAGGTGTCAACAGCTGAGAAGACTAGTCCCCTGAAAGCAGCTGATAGTACTCCAGCTTCTGCATCTGGAATTGAGGATCTTTTCAAAGATTTACATCCTGTGACACCAAGTTTGACTCCAGAAAAACCACAGAAAGATGTGAAAAATGATATCATGAGCCTCTTTGAGAAG GGCAATATGGTGTCTCCATTTTCTATGCATCAACAGCAGCTTGCCATGCTAGCACAGCAACAGTCTCTTCTAATGGCTTCTGCAGCTAAATCTTCTGGTGGGGATCCTAGGTATCCTGCTAGCATACAACAACCTAGACCCAATGTTCCTATCCAAAGTTGGCCAGCTACTGGCTATTCGATTCCTGGAGTAATGCCCATGGGTGGTCAGGGAGAGTTGCAAAAACTTGTGCAG GGTCAGACTAGGAACATGACCCCAGCACATTTTGCAGGGAGTTCTGTTCAATATCCACCATCCAG TTTCTATGGTATGGGACAAGTTCCTCCTCCAGTTAACGGTATGACAATGGGAGTGAGTAAACCTCAGTCAGGAGCTCCTGCAGTGTCATCTACCACTTCACAGTCTGCGAAGGATTATGATTTTTCCTCCTTAACACAGGGAATGTTTATGAAACAGTGA